In a single window of the Drosophila albomicans strain 15112-1751.03 chromosome 3, ASM965048v2, whole genome shotgun sequence genome:
- the LOC117569794 gene encoding serine/threonine-protein kinase meng-po isoform X3, with protein sequence MSKKPRGHIHKIREFELEKIQLVDEFDIIQIVGEGWFGKILLVEHRGSQTEMVLKAVPKPYVTLRDFYREFHYGLHLGVHRHIVTTYDVAFETAGFYVFTQEYAPLGDLTSNVTETGVGEVYSKRVAKQLASAIDYMHSKDIVHRDIKLDNVLIYRSDFQRIKLCDFGESFQTGTLVERRNEWLPYSPPEVLEVKPEGTYKADPSHDVWQFGIVIFVCLTGCLPWQKACSEDPRYMRYMVWQGSIMMMPLRRTPKLFKLLTSRAQRMFKRFLEPRSGNRPKSLGDLTKFMDDRWLAKTAEKEMAEYETDELCPSMYSFHSSPDEKNRLLYTLADCGIETNVDRQLKKNRIKDWIESSIITEEDEEENEETNSASPTSSVSREPMPGHISSIRQPQQPEKSKEIKSTLKDATQKHFDPRTGALQQGPSEMGMAMHTSKSMSLASSSTLNNADSLLTLGSRQDMLASNLTIYNSMEMELNRLVKDSAYGSADVNDTMTTHHPQHPHSNARQMVYNGGGGGARESNLKDTAYDRVVVTNNSARKRR encoded by the exons ATGTCGAAGAAACCACGAGGGCATATACACAAAATTCGTGAATTCGAATTGGAAAAG ATACAACTGGTGGATGAGTTTGATATCATACAAATTGTTGGCGAAGGATGGTTCGGAAAGATTTTGTTGGTTGAACATCGGGGATCTCAAACCGAAATGGTACTGAAAGCGGTTCCTAAGCCATATGTGACATTACGTGACTTCTATCGCGAATTTCACTATGGACTGCATCTGGGCGTGCATCGGCACATCGTAACCACATACGATGTGGCCTTTGAGACGGCGGGATTTTATGTATTCACCCAGGAATATGCACCACTGG GTGATCTTACGTCAAATGTAACTGAAACCGGCGTGGGAGAAGTGTACAGCAAACGTGTGGCTAAACAGTTGGCCTCCGCCATAGATTACATGCATTCAAA AGACATTGTGCATCGCGATATCAAGCTAGATAATGTGCTCATATATCGCTCAGACTTTCAACGCATCAAACTGTGCGACTTCGGCGAATCCTTTCAAACTGGTACCTTAGTGGAACGGCGCAATGAATGGTTGCCCTACAGTCCACCAGAAGTATTAGAAGTCAAGCCCGAAGGCACCTACAA AGCCGATCCCAGTCACGATGTTTGGCAGTTTGGCATCGTCATATTTGTCTGCCTCACAGGTTGTCTGCCTTGGCAGAAAGCTTGTTCCGAGGATCCTCGCTATATGCGATATATGGTCTGGCAAGGCAGCATAATGATGATGCCTCTACGACGCACACCAAAACTATTCAAG cTATTAACTTCACGTGCTCAGCGCATGTTTAAACGGTTTCTGGAACCTAGAAGCGGCAACAGGCCAAAGAGTCTGGGCGACTTGACCAAGTTCATGGACGATCGCTGGCTGGCCAAGACGGCGGAGAAGGAAATGGCTGAATATGAGACAGACGAGCTGTGCCCTTCCATGTATTCCTTTCACAGCAGCCCCGACGAGAAGAATCGCCTGCTTTACACTCTGGCCGACTGTGGCATCGAGACAAATGTCGATCGTCAGCTCAAGAAGAATCGCATAAAAGACTGGATTGAATCGTCCATCATCACAGAGGAGGATGAG GAAGAGAACGAGGAGACAAACTCGGCATCGCCAACATCGTCTGTCTCACGTGAACCGATGCCCGGCCACATCTCCTCCATACGCCAGCCACAGCAGCCGGAGAAATCCAAAGAGATCAAGAGCACACTGAAAGATGCCACACAGAAGCACTTCGATCCACGCACTGGAGCACTGCAGCAGGGACCAAGTGAGATGGGCATGGCCATGCACACATCCAAGTCGATGAGTTTGGCATCGTCGTCGACGCTCAACAATGCAGACAGTTTGCTAACGCTGGGCTCCAGGCAGGATATGCTGGCCAGCAATCTGACCATTTATAATTCTATGGAAATGGAGCTGAACCGCTTAG TCAAAGACAGCGCGTATGGATCAGCTGATGTGAACGATACGATGACCACACACCATCCACAACATCCACATAGCAATGCCCGGCAAATGGTTTACaatggaggaggaggtggagcaCGCGAATCCAATTTGAAGGATACGGCTTACGACCGAGTCGTCGTCACTAACAACAGCGCGCGAAAGCGCAGATAG
- the LOC117569793 gene encoding putative sodium-coupled neutral amino acid transporter 10, with amino-acid sequence MFSHSGHVMTLANSIIGVGILAMPFCFQKCGIILSIVLLVLSNWITRICCHYLIKTSLLTRRKSFELLGLHAFGTSGKLLAELCIIGYLIGTCITYFVVVGDLGPQIVCKLFSLDIAEHDHLRTVVMIAITICCIVPLGMLRNVDSLSAVCTASIGFYVCLMLKIVLESESHIVANDWTEKVLYWEPAGVLQCLPIFSMALSCQMQLFEVFDSINNQSLDKLNGIVRNATWICTFVYISVGFFGYVAYCQHTFSGNILVNLSPSFGSDIIKIGFVLSIAFSFPLVIFPCRASIYSLLYRKQGHVENSSYIPERRFRFITLFIVVFSLCVALVIPSVELIIGLVGSTIGVAICIMFPASSFRKIIKKESTERTLAQFVFVSGFCLMILGTYANLNAIDAQSSGPQFDGVQMVTPLTPNVKPPPALDIQLQNSEILKHLVKEPNEAAVKKVLKNLDDGKRVVNAESVKIAEKPIVESASSDNPPMPPLPVDESHSKDTKDEPPLDKAENAPKVDAKPEQIKEAEAIEKKSLTVEKVKDTVVAAPEPRKSKPPAELPVAAQQTIDGAAIKKEEEITAEEQKDNKRNADELRETQKELKEKMQQLERTVDELNVELAKQKPQNENTMKLLERSMDKLNDELAKQNPDNPKPLVVNELAEALNKVKETNRQEEELKKVEQPQPQPQQLEAQPQPQPQPQPQPQPQPQPQPQPQPQPQEANPVVKERKPVSLMEMLTENAHAREEQEAHAGVFEPLSYKTGELLKNGTADVAPSLVQRLPLPLVLLANATRTKANKTLAADAQANKSSDVVNVEAIRRELLQVKEQQITTASPMIRIKRDVDGNENCLPEPKLNEVNNGVSLQIENMGRELKSIQDEDEDTTSTTTTPSSETNTKHEKS; translated from the exons ATGTTCTCTCACTCGGGTCATGTTATGACGCTGGCCAATAGCATCATTGGCGTGGGCATTTTGGCCATGCCGTTCTGCTTTCAAAAGTGCGGCATCATACTGTCTATTGTGCTGCTGGTGCTCAGCAATTGGATAACTCGCATTTGCTGTCACTATCTGATCAAAACATCGCTGCTGACACGTCGCAAAAGTTTCGAACTTCTGGGTCTCCACGCATTCGGCACATCCGGCAAACTATTAGCAGAACTCTGTATAATTGGTTACCTTATCGGTACATGTATAACGTATTTCGTTGTTGTGGGCGACCTGGGAccacaaattgtttgcaagcTATTTTCGCTGGATATCGCCGAACACGATCACTTGCGCACGGTCGTTATGATAGCTATAACTATCTGTTGCATTGTTCCATTAGGCATGCTACGCAATGTGGACAGCTTATCGGCTGTATGCACCGCTTCCATTGGTTTCTACGTGTGTCTCATGCTTAAGATTGTGCTGGAATCGGAGTCGCATATTGTGGCCAATGATTGGACCGAGAAAGTACTCTACTGGGAACCTGCTGGAGTGCTACAATGCTTGCCCATCTTCAGCATGGCTCTATCGTGTCAAAt GCAGCTCTTCGAAGTCTTTGACAGCATCAACAATCAGAGTTTGGATAAGTTGAATGGCATTGTTCGCAATGCTACTTGGATTTGTACCTTTGTCTATATATCTGTTGGATTCTTTGGTTATGTGGCTTACTGTCAGCATACGTTTTCCG GCAACATTTTGGTTAACTTATCGCCCTCATTTGGTAGCGATATCATTAAAATTGGTTTTGTACTCTCAATTGCATTTAGTTTTCCGCTGGTTATTTTCCCCTGCCGTGCCAGCATCTACTCTCTGTTGTACCGGAAG CAGGGACACGTGGAGAACAGCAGTTACATACCAGAGCGTCGCTTTCGGTTTATTACGCTCTTCATTGTGGTCTTCTCACTTTGCGTTGCGCTGGTGATTCCATCGGTGGAGCTGATCATTGGATTGGTTGGATCCACAATTGGCGTGGCCATTTGCATCATGTTTCCAGCATCCAGTTTTAGAAAGATCATCAAAAAGGAATCGACGGAACGCACCTTAGcccaatttgtatttgtgagCGGCTTTTGCCTCATGATACTCGGCACCTATGCGAATCTGAATGCCATCGATGCCCAGAGCTCGGGCCCTCAATTTGATGGTGTTCAAATGGTTACACCACTAACACCCAACGTAAAACCACCGCCAGCACTAGACATACAATTGCAAAACTCCGAGATTTTAAAACACTTAGTTAAAGAACCCAACGAAGCTGCTgttaaaaaagtattaaaaaatctAGATGATGGCAAACGTGTAGTTAACGCTGAAAGCGTTAAAATTGCAGAGAAGCCAATTGTAGAAAGTGCTTCGTCAGATAACCCACCGATGCCTCCGCTGCCTGTAGACGAATCACATTCGAAAGATACGAAAGACGAACCACCTTTGGACAAAGCAGAAAACGCGCCCAAAGTTGATGCAAAACCAGAGCAAATAAAAGAAGCTGAGGCAATTGAGAAGAAAAGCTTAACAgttgaaaaagtaaaagataCTGTTGTTGCAGCTCCTGAACCCAGGAAGTCAAAACCGCCTGCGGAATTGCCAGTAGCTGCACAGCAAACGATTGATGGTGCTGCCATCAAAAAGGAAGAGGAAATAACAGCCGAGGAGCAAAAGGacaataaaagaaatgcaGACGAACTTCGTGAAACACAAAAGGAACTCAAGGAAAAAATGCAACAGTTGGAACGTACCGTGGATGAGTTGAATGTGGAGTTGGCCAAGCAAAAGCCACAGAATGAAAATACCATGAAATTACTCGAACGCAGCATGGACAAGCTGAATGATGAGTTGGCCAAACAAAACCCTGACAATCCAAAGCCTTTGGTTGTCAATGAACTCGCCGAGGCGTTGAACAAAGTCAAGGAAACCAATCGTCAAGAGGAAGAACTTAAGAAGGTTGAGCAaccgcagccacagccacaacaactaGAGGCACAACCGCAGCCTCAACCACAACCTCAACCACAACCTCAACCACAACCTCAACCACAACCtcaaccacaaccacagccACAAGAAGCTAACCCAGTAGTCAAAGAACGTAAACCGGTTTCATTGATGGAAATGCTAACAGAGAATGCGCACGCACGTGAGGAGCAGGAGGCGCATGCCGGCGTCTTCGAGCCGCTCTCCTACAAAACGGGAGAGCTGCTTAAGAATGGAACTGCGGACGTGGCGCCATCGCTAGTTCAACGACTGCCGCTGCCTCTTGTGCTACTGGCGAATGCCACTCggacaaaagcaaacaaaactttgGCAGCAGATGCGCAGGCCAACAAATCTAGCGATGTTGTCAATGTGGAAGCCATTCGGCGAGAGCTGTTGCAAGTAAAGGAGCAACAGATTACGACTGCCTCTCCCATGATCCGCATTAAACGCGATGTGGACGGCAACGAAAACTGTCTTCCTGAGCCCAAGCTCAATGAGGTGAACAATGGAGTTAGTTTACAAATCGAAAATATGGGACGTGAACTAAAGTCCATACaggatgaagatgaagacaCAACATCGACGACAACAACGCCGTCCTCCGAAACCAACACTAAACATGAAAAGAGTTAG
- the LOC117569798 gene encoding uncharacterized protein LOC117569798: MADQVDETLKKKRTFKKFTYRGVDLDQLLDMPNNQLVELMHSRARRRFSRGLKRKPMALIKKLRKAKKEAPPNEKPEIVKTHLRNMIIVPEMTGSIIGVYNGKDFGQVEVKPEMIGHYLGEFALTYKPVKHGRPGIGATHSSRFIPLK; encoded by the exons ATGGCCgat CAAGTTGATGAAACTCTTAAGAAGAAGCGTACCTTCAAGAAGTTCACCTACCGTGGTGTGGACTTGGATCAGCTGTTGGATATGCCCAA CAACCAGCTGGTTGAGCTGATGCACAGCCGTGCCCGCAGGCGTTTCTCCCGCGGCCTGAAGCGCAAGCCGATGGCTCTGATCAAGAAGCTCCGCAAGGCCAAGAAGGAGGCTCCCCCAAATGAGAAGCCCGAGATTGTGAAGACTCATCTGAGGAACATGATCATCGTCCCCGAGATGACCGGCTCCATCATTGGCGTTTACAATGGCAAGGACTTCGGCCAG GTTGAAGTTAAGCCTGAAATGATTGGCCACTACTTGGGCGAATTCGCGTTGACCTACAAACCCGTCAAGCACGGTAGGCCCGGTATTGGTGCCACCCACAGCTCACGTTTTATTCCCCTCAAGTAA
- the LOC117569794 gene encoding serine/threonine-protein kinase meng-po isoform X2 has translation MSKKPRGHIHKIREFELEKIQLVDEFDIIQIVGEGWFGKILLVEHRGSQTEMVLKAVPKPYVTLRDFYREFHYGLHLGVHRHIVTTYDVAFETAGFYVFTQEYAPLGDLTSNVTETGVGEVYSKRVAKQLASAIDYMHSKDIVHRDIKLDNVLIYRSDFQRIKLCDFGESFQTGTLVERRNEWLPYSPPEVLEVKPEGTYKADPSHDVWQFGIVIFVCLTGCLPWQKACSEDPRYMRYMVWQGSIMMMPLRRTPKLFKLLTSRAQRMFKRFLEPRSGNRPKSLGDLTKFMDDRWLAKTAEKEMAEYETDELCPSMYSFHSSPDEKNRLLYTLADCGIETNVDRQLKKNRIKDWIESSIITEEDEEENEETNSASPTSSVSREPMPGHISSIRQPQQPEKSKEIKSTLKDATQKHFDPRTGALQQGPSEMGMAMHTSKSMSLASSSTLNNADSLLTLGSRQDMLASNLTIYNSMEMELNRLVLSNPVQAPAVPSAVHSNYFNRSHNDSQVKDSAYGSADVNDTMTTHHPQHPHSNARQMVYNGGGGGARESNLKDTAYDRVVVTNNSARKRR, from the exons ATGTCGAAGAAACCACGAGGGCATATACACAAAATTCGTGAATTCGAATTGGAAAAG ATACAACTGGTGGATGAGTTTGATATCATACAAATTGTTGGCGAAGGATGGTTCGGAAAGATTTTGTTGGTTGAACATCGGGGATCTCAAACCGAAATGGTACTGAAAGCGGTTCCTAAGCCATATGTGACATTACGTGACTTCTATCGCGAATTTCACTATGGACTGCATCTGGGCGTGCATCGGCACATCGTAACCACATACGATGTGGCCTTTGAGACGGCGGGATTTTATGTATTCACCCAGGAATATGCACCACTGG GTGATCTTACGTCAAATGTAACTGAAACCGGCGTGGGAGAAGTGTACAGCAAACGTGTGGCTAAACAGTTGGCCTCCGCCATAGATTACATGCATTCAAA AGACATTGTGCATCGCGATATCAAGCTAGATAATGTGCTCATATATCGCTCAGACTTTCAACGCATCAAACTGTGCGACTTCGGCGAATCCTTTCAAACTGGTACCTTAGTGGAACGGCGCAATGAATGGTTGCCCTACAGTCCACCAGAAGTATTAGAAGTCAAGCCCGAAGGCACCTACAA AGCCGATCCCAGTCACGATGTTTGGCAGTTTGGCATCGTCATATTTGTCTGCCTCACAGGTTGTCTGCCTTGGCAGAAAGCTTGTTCCGAGGATCCTCGCTATATGCGATATATGGTCTGGCAAGGCAGCATAATGATGATGCCTCTACGACGCACACCAAAACTATTCAAG cTATTAACTTCACGTGCTCAGCGCATGTTTAAACGGTTTCTGGAACCTAGAAGCGGCAACAGGCCAAAGAGTCTGGGCGACTTGACCAAGTTCATGGACGATCGCTGGCTGGCCAAGACGGCGGAGAAGGAAATGGCTGAATATGAGACAGACGAGCTGTGCCCTTCCATGTATTCCTTTCACAGCAGCCCCGACGAGAAGAATCGCCTGCTTTACACTCTGGCCGACTGTGGCATCGAGACAAATGTCGATCGTCAGCTCAAGAAGAATCGCATAAAAGACTGGATTGAATCGTCCATCATCACAGAGGAGGATGAG GAAGAGAACGAGGAGACAAACTCGGCATCGCCAACATCGTCTGTCTCACGTGAACCGATGCCCGGCCACATCTCCTCCATACGCCAGCCACAGCAGCCGGAGAAATCCAAAGAGATCAAGAGCACACTGAAAGATGCCACACAGAAGCACTTCGATCCACGCACTGGAGCACTGCAGCAGGGACCAAGTGAGATGGGCATGGCCATGCACACATCCAAGTCGATGAGTTTGGCATCGTCGTCGACGCTCAACAATGCAGACAGTTTGCTAACGCTGGGCTCCAGGCAGGATATGCTGGCCAGCAATCTGACCATTTATAATTCTATGGAAATGGAGCTGAACCGCTTAG TGCTGTCTAATCCAGTCCAGGCACCTGCTGTGCCATCTGCCGTCCACTCGAATTATTTTAATCGCTCCCACAATGATTCTCAAGTCAAAGACAGCGCGTATGGATCAGCTGATGTGAACGATACGATGACCACACACCATCCACAACATCCACATAGCAATGCCCGGCAAATGGTTTACaatggaggaggaggtggagcaCGCGAATCCAATTTGAAGGATACGGCTTACGACCGAGTCGTCGTCACTAACAACAGCGCGCGAAAGCGCAGATAG
- the LOC127565740 gene encoding uncharacterized protein LOC127565740 produces the protein MSIVLDVVQKMVLQGVYEFTCTAAFQVFKRRPCLETKKLEDCEILPQEVEEEIELEAPAISLQSADTSKDADQLNLEIKPEVIRPVSLCDISTKNSGPIYPPKTSCMRIARNSYFS, from the exons ATGTCGATCGTTTTAGATGTTGTTCAAAAGATGGTCCTGCAGGGCGTCTACGAATTCACCTGTACTGCAGCGTTCCAGGTGTTCAAGAGACGCCCATGT ttggaaacaaaaaaactagAGGATTGCGAGATCTTACCCCAAGAGGTTGAAGAAGAGATTGAGCTAGAAGCACCAGCAATAAGCTTACAGTCAGCAGATACTTCCAAAGATGCCGATCAACTAAATCTGGAAATTAAACCAGAAGTTATACGCCCAGTATCCCTGTGCGATATATCTACGAAAAACAGTGGACCCATCTATCCGCCAAAAACGTCCTGCATGCGTATAGCCAGGAATAGTTATTTTTCATAG
- the LOC117569794 gene encoding serine/threonine-protein kinase par-1 isoform X1, which yields MSKKPRGHIHKIREFELEKIQLVDEFDIIQIVGEGWFGKILLVEHRGSQTEMVLKAVPKPYVTLRDFYREFHYGLHLGVHRHIVTTYDVAFETAGFYVFTQEYAPLGDLTSNVTETGVGEVYSKRVAKQLASAIDYMHSKDIVHRDIKLDNVLIYRSDFQRIKLCDFGESFQTGTLVERRNEWLPYSPPEVLEVKPEGTYKADPSHDVWQFGIVIFVCLTGCLPWQKACSEDPRYMRYMVWQGSIMMMPLRRTPKLFKLLTSRAQRMFKRFLEPRSGNRPKSLGDLTKFMDDRWLAKTAEKEMAEYETDELCPSMYSFHSSPDEKNRLLYTLADCGIETNVDRQLKKNRIKDWIESSIITEEDEEENEETNSASPTSSVSREPMPGHISSIRQPQQPEKSKEIKSTLKDATQKHFDPRTGALQQGPSEMGMAMHTSKSMSLASSSTLNNADSLLTLGSRQDMLASNLTIYNSMEMELNRLGKAQPLLQVEGYLTQSQSNNQLLTALDVPHDARSSTPAAKNSIGVGTRGATKSILHRSKSDSLQGAMYNSMPAIDNVNSFTAFNTNINQQSLQPLLLQQSNSNAPNGSAYFSSGNNNRTNQNKTVTFMGLTNAFQSLAQLPVLSNPVQAPAVPSAVHSNYFNRSHNDSQVKDSAYGSADVNDTMTTHHPQHPHSNARQMVYNGGGGGARESNLKDTAYDRVVVTNNSARKRR from the exons ATGTCGAAGAAACCACGAGGGCATATACACAAAATTCGTGAATTCGAATTGGAAAAG ATACAACTGGTGGATGAGTTTGATATCATACAAATTGTTGGCGAAGGATGGTTCGGAAAGATTTTGTTGGTTGAACATCGGGGATCTCAAACCGAAATGGTACTGAAAGCGGTTCCTAAGCCATATGTGACATTACGTGACTTCTATCGCGAATTTCACTATGGACTGCATCTGGGCGTGCATCGGCACATCGTAACCACATACGATGTGGCCTTTGAGACGGCGGGATTTTATGTATTCACCCAGGAATATGCACCACTGG GTGATCTTACGTCAAATGTAACTGAAACCGGCGTGGGAGAAGTGTACAGCAAACGTGTGGCTAAACAGTTGGCCTCCGCCATAGATTACATGCATTCAAA AGACATTGTGCATCGCGATATCAAGCTAGATAATGTGCTCATATATCGCTCAGACTTTCAACGCATCAAACTGTGCGACTTCGGCGAATCCTTTCAAACTGGTACCTTAGTGGAACGGCGCAATGAATGGTTGCCCTACAGTCCACCAGAAGTATTAGAAGTCAAGCCCGAAGGCACCTACAA AGCCGATCCCAGTCACGATGTTTGGCAGTTTGGCATCGTCATATTTGTCTGCCTCACAGGTTGTCTGCCTTGGCAGAAAGCTTGTTCCGAGGATCCTCGCTATATGCGATATATGGTCTGGCAAGGCAGCATAATGATGATGCCTCTACGACGCACACCAAAACTATTCAAG cTATTAACTTCACGTGCTCAGCGCATGTTTAAACGGTTTCTGGAACCTAGAAGCGGCAACAGGCCAAAGAGTCTGGGCGACTTGACCAAGTTCATGGACGATCGCTGGCTGGCCAAGACGGCGGAGAAGGAAATGGCTGAATATGAGACAGACGAGCTGTGCCCTTCCATGTATTCCTTTCACAGCAGCCCCGACGAGAAGAATCGCCTGCTTTACACTCTGGCCGACTGTGGCATCGAGACAAATGTCGATCGTCAGCTCAAGAAGAATCGCATAAAAGACTGGATTGAATCGTCCATCATCACAGAGGAGGATGAG GAAGAGAACGAGGAGACAAACTCGGCATCGCCAACATCGTCTGTCTCACGTGAACCGATGCCCGGCCACATCTCCTCCATACGCCAGCCACAGCAGCCGGAGAAATCCAAAGAGATCAAGAGCACACTGAAAGATGCCACACAGAAGCACTTCGATCCACGCACTGGAGCACTGCAGCAGGGACCAAGTGAGATGGGCATGGCCATGCACACATCCAAGTCGATGAGTTTGGCATCGTCGTCGACGCTCAACAATGCAGACAGTTTGCTAACGCTGGGCTCCAGGCAGGATATGCTGGCCAGCAATCTGACCATTTATAATTCTATGGAAATGGAGCTGAACCGCTTAGGTAAGGCTCAGCCACTGCTGCAAGTGGAGGGCTATTTAACTCAATCACAGAGCAACAACCAACTACTAACCGCACTCGATGTGCCGCACGACGCCCGCTCCTCCACTCCTGCCGCTAAGAACTCCATCGGCGTTGGCACACGGGGTGCCACCAAGAGTATTCTGCACCGCTCCAAGTCCGACTCACTGCAGGGGGCCATGTACAACAGCATGCCGGCCATTGATAATGTCAACTCCTTTACCGCTTTTAACACAAATATTAACCAGCAGAGTCTGCaaccgttgctgttgcaacagaGCAACAGTAATGCACCCAATGGCAGTGCCTACTTCAGCAGTGGTAATAACAATCGaactaatcaaaataaaacggTGACTTTTATGGGCTTAACTAATGCCTTCCAATCGCTTGCTCAACTCCCAGTGCTGTCTAATCCAGTCCAGGCACCTGCTGTGCCATCTGCCGTCCACTCGAATTATTTTAATCGCTCCCACAATGATTCTCAAGTCAAAGACAGCGCGTATGGATCAGCTGATGTGAACGATACGATGACCACACACCATCCACAACATCCACATAGCAATGCCCGGCAAATGGTTTACaatggaggaggaggtggagcaCGCGAATCCAATTTGAAGGATACGGCTTACGACCGAGTCGTCGTCACTAACAACAGCGCGCGAAAGCGCAGATAG